A window of Scytonema millei VB511283 genomic DNA:
CCCAAATGAAGAGGACTGGGTAAAGTTAGGTACTGTATCACCAAGTTGAAGCGCCATTTTTGTCTTCCTGTCGTCAAAATGTCATAATTCGCCTACTATACAGATCCTGCCATAAAACCCCTGTTTTCCGATAGGGGTTTGCCTGTTTTAAAGAAAAATTTATGATGAGGGGTGAGGGGTGAGAGAGCTGAGGGAGCGCAAGGTTGCGCTCGGGAGCAATCGGGAGCTAGAGGAGAAGAATTACTTCTGGCTCCTGACTCCTGTTTGCTGATAACTGACAACTGATAACTGACAACTGATTAGTAAGCAAAGCTTAGTTTACGACAGCGCGATCGCTTCGGAGAAGCTTTTCTATATTACAAGATGTGTAGAGATGCGATAAATAGTCATGCCTGCAATTGAAACTGCTCGACTGCGACTGAGGTGTTTTACTGAGAGAGATTTAGAGGATTACGTGCGAATTTTTGCCATCCAGAATATACCCGTTACGCTTCCCAAGGGAAGCGTACCTCTGGAGCAAGTAAGGGAAGCAGCTCAAGCAGCTTATAACTACTTTACCTGCCATTGGCAGCAACACGGGTTTGGCGTTTGGGCAGTTTGCGATCGCGTCAACCATAAATTAATCGGACAGTGCGGACTCAACTGCTTGCCAGACAGCTATGAGGTAGAAGTTCTTTATCGCCTCGAGCGGGCATACTGGAATCAAGGGCTGGCAACTGAAGCAACAAAAGCTAGCTTGAGATATGGCTTTGAGCAGGTGCAGTTAGACAAGATTGTCGCGCTGACACTACCACACCATTTAGCCTCCCGCCGCGTGATGGAAAAAGCGGGATTGCATTACAAGAAAGATGCCCATATTTACGGTTTAGATGTAGTGTATTATACATTACACCGAGTAGAATATCAGCCAGATGATTCTATGTATGTTTTGTTAGTTTAAGTATCTTAGAGATTGCCAGGAGATTATCAGTTACAGCTACAGAAGCGATACCGATCGCGACTCGCTAAGATTAAATGAGTGAAAATGTAATAAAAATTAACGACAACGAAATTTTTTGTTAGAGTACAAAAAAAAGCATTAGCGCTGCAAAGCAAAACATTTCAAGGGAACGCTCTATGTCACACACAATTGTTACTGAAGTTTGCGAAGGTGTTGCGGATTGCGTTGATGCCTGTCCTGTAGCGTGTATTCATCCAGGTCCAGGGAAAAATATCAAGGGGACAGAATGGTACTGGATCGATTTTACGACATGTATAGACTGCGGCATCTGCATTCAAGTTTGTCCTGTAGAAGGGGCGATTGTCCCAGAAGAAAGACCAGACTTGCAGAAAACTCCTTAGCCAGCAGAGGGCAGATGTAAATGGTAGCGATCGCACTTGCTGAGTCATAATCTGGGATAAGCTAAATGCTAATTGCTGAGAGCCAACCTTGAGGTATGTACAGTTCTGCTCCTCTATTAGAAGTTGAAGATGTTTGGGCTGGGTACGTCAAAGACCTAGACATTCTCCAGGGTATAAATTTTCGGATTTTCCCTGGAGAAATCGTAGCGGTGATTGGTCCGAATGGTGCGGGAAAATCGACTCTAGCTAAGACGATTTTTGGATTACTCAACCCGCATCGAGGCAAAATTACGTTTAAAAATCGGAGTATTGCTGGTTTGAAGTCAAATCAAATCGTGCAGAGGGGAATGTGTTATGTACCGCAAATTTCTAATGTCTTCGCCTCTTTAAGCGTAGAAGAAAATTTAGAAATGGGAGCATACATTCGCAAAACTGCACTAGCTCCTTTAAAAGATCGAATTTATGGGACTTTTCCGGTTCTAGCCACTCGCAGACGGCAAAAGGCTGGAACTCTCTCTGGGGGAGAACGTCAAATGCTGGCGATGGGTAAAGCTTTGATGCTAGAACCGAGTTTATTATTACTTGACGAACCGAGTGCTGCCTTATCTCCTGTATTGGTATCGAGCGTTTTTGAACAAATTCAACAAATCAACCAAGGTGGAACGGCGATTGTCTTGGTGGAACAGAATGCTCGTAGAGCCTTGGCAATGGCACACCGGGGTTATGTATTAGATACGGGACGCGATCGCTTTTCCGGTCCTGGGAACGAATTGCTCAACGATCCCAAAGTCGCAGAATTATATCTCGGTGCGGGTAGGGTTCATTGAAAAACAAAGGTCAGCGACAGATTAATTGAGTTTACAAATTGAAATGAAGCGAGTTTTTCTAATTGTGGCTGGCTTAATGCTTGCTTTCGACTCGCAATTTGCTATGGCTGGTTCGCTTGACCGAAAACTCGGCATTGTTGTCGCGAAAGAAAATTTAGTTTGTCTCATTGCATCTGTGGCAAGTCTCAATATTGGCAGTCAAGTCAATCTCGTACTTCTGTCTGTGCCACAGAAAGTAGTTACTGGAACAGTTATGTCAGTTAGCGATCGCAAATGTACTGAGATATCAAAGCCACACAATATCCCTGGAAAATATTATCGGCTATCAGTACCAAATAATCATACCCAACTGAGCGTACCTGCAATTGGTATTTTAAACTCAAGCAACCAACTGCGTAGAGTTGGGTTAAGAGTAGTAGGCGATTTAGATGGTGATGGTATCGAAGAATCGTTTCGTTCTTGTACGAGTTCTGAAGGATTTCATCTCACCGTCTGGTCTGGTCGAGCGTTGACTGGAACTAGAAAATGGCACAGTTATTATTACCTTGGCTATGATGTTGAGCCGACCTGTACAACGATAGAAGTTAAAGACAATAATGATTTGAAATAATTCAACAGCAGCAGTATGCCAGATATGTGTCTCATACCAACGCCACCCTATAGCGCCTTAATTTTTGACTGTGACGGCACTCTAGCGCATACTATCCCCACTCATATTCAAGCGTGGTTAGCAACGCTACGTCCTCTAGGTGTCGATCTCAGCCAGGAATGGCTTTACGATCGCCGAGGTATGTCATCGCTGGAATTAATCGAAACTGTAAATCATACTTTTGGATTCGCCTTAGACGCTAACGTGGTTAATCCCGCACGGAAAAAATATTTTTTAGACTTACTACATCAAGTGGTAGAAATTGAAGCAGTGGCAGATGTTGCCCGCAGTCATTATGGCAAAGTTCCCCTCGCAGTAGCTTCAGGCGGCGATATTCGCGTGGTAGAACCTACCCTAAAGGCGATCGGGTTATATTCTTTATTTGATGCGATCGTGACTGTTAACGATGTAGAAAGGGGTAAGCCTGCACCTGATATTTTCTTATTAGCTGCCGATCGCATGGGCGTTACGCCTACAGATTGCATCGTTTACGAAGATAGCGATGCAGGTCTAGAAGCTGCCCACCGTGCGGGAATGCGGGCGATCGACGTGCGGGAATTGTGGCTAGCAGCAGCAGCGGAGATCGGAGTCACAGATAGTTAAGAGACGAGAATGTAAAGATTTGTCACAATAAAAGTAGCATCGATTGTGCTTCTATCATCACCAGCTATTCAAATTCATGACTGCCTCACCTCTAACTGCATCCAGCTCATTTCCACCCGTAAAAACGTGGACTTGGCAGGGATTTTCGATTTGCTATCAACAACAAGGCGATACCGGTATTCCCGTCATCCTGGTACATGGCTTTGGAGCTTCTTGGTGGCACTGGCGCAAGAATATCCCTGATTTGGCGCAGACTTGTAGGGTGTACGCTATCGATCTAATTGGCTTTGGTGGTTCCGCTAAACCGACTCCAGGTGAATTACAGCCAGGGAAACAAATCCCATATTCGTTTGAAACTTGGGGACGACAAATTGCTGATTTTTGCCGCGAAGTCGTGGGAACGCCAGCAGTTTTCATTGGGAATTCTGTCGGTTGTATTGCCGCAATGCAAGCAGCAGTGTACGCCCCCGATCTAACTATGGGTGTGGCAATGCTCAATTGTTCCTTACGTTTACTTCACGATCGCAAGCGCAGCGGCTTACCTTGGTATCGACGCTTCGGCGCGCCGCTGATTCAGAAATTATTAGCAGTTCAACCAGTTGGTAAATTGTTCTTTCAACAACTTGCCAAACCGAAAACAGTCAAAAAAATCTTGCTTCAAGCCTACGCTCATCCTGAAGCAGTCACAGATGAGTTAGTAGACCTGTTGATGGCTCCAGCGAAAGATGCTGGGGCTGTAGCAGTCTTTGTTGCCTTCACAGCCTATTCTCAAGGACCGCTACCTGAAGACTTGTTGCCCCAGCTATCTTGTCCGGCAATTTTCTTGTGGGGAACAGCAGACCCTTGGGAACCAGTAGATTTGGGGCGAGAACTAGCTAACTATCCGCAAGTACAGAAGTTTATTCCCTTACAAGGAGTTGGGCATTGTCCCCAAGACGAAGCGCCAGAATTGGTGAATCCGATATTGCAAGAGTGGATTGAAGAGATAGGAGTGAGGAGTGAGGAGTGAGGGAAAAATGGCTGGTGGCTGGTGACTAGTTACTAGAAATGCTTCCTCTGTCTCTTCAGCTCCCGATCGCTCCCTTGTCCTCCTTGTCCCCTCTTACTCGCTCCTCGCTCCTCGCTCCTCGCCCCTCATTTCTTGTTCCAACCAATCTTTGCCAACTTGAATGGTAATGTCAGAGCCAAGGTTGCCCGTGCTTTCAACGCGGACTTCACCTACGTTTAAGAGGTCGCGGATTGTTGTAGCACTTTCAGTATCGCCTTGCTGGGCAACAACATGAGTTGTGTCTAATGGCTCAGACCACGATTTTGTGATGTATACATTGCGATAGCCTGCACCAGCAAGAGATTTGACCAAAGAGCGGACAGCGCGATCGCTACCCGTGCTGTTAGAAATTGCAATTCTCAATCGCGCCGGATCGAAGTCCACTGGCTCGGATTCAGACA
This region includes:
- a CDS encoding GNAT family N-acetyltransferase, producing MPAIETARLRLRCFTERDLEDYVRIFAIQNIPVTLPKGSVPLEQVREAAQAAYNYFTCHWQQHGFGVWAVCDRVNHKLIGQCGLNCLPDSYEVEVLYRLERAYWNQGLATEATKASLRYGFEQVQLDKIVALTLPHHLASRRVMEKAGLHYKKDAHIYGLDVVYYTLHRVEYQPDDSMYVLLV
- a CDS encoding indolepyruvate ferredoxin oxidoreductase subunit alpha; translated protein: MSHTIVTEVCEGVADCVDACPVACIHPGPGKNIKGTEWYWIDFTTCIDCGICIQVCPVEGAIVPEERPDLQKTP
- a CDS encoding ABC transporter ATP-binding protein, whose protein sequence is MYSSAPLLEVEDVWAGYVKDLDILQGINFRIFPGEIVAVIGPNGAGKSTLAKTIFGLLNPHRGKITFKNRSIAGLKSNQIVQRGMCYVPQISNVFASLSVEENLEMGAYIRKTALAPLKDRIYGTFPVLATRRRQKAGTLSGGERQMLAMGKALMLEPSLLLLDEPSAALSPVLVSSVFEQIQQINQGGTAIVLVEQNARRALAMAHRGYVLDTGRDRFSGPGNELLNDPKVAELYLGAGRVH
- a CDS encoding HAD family hydrolase, which codes for MPDMCLIPTPPYSALIFDCDGTLAHTIPTHIQAWLATLRPLGVDLSQEWLYDRRGMSSLELIETVNHTFGFALDANVVNPARKKYFLDLLHQVVEIEAVADVARSHYGKVPLAVASGGDIRVVEPTLKAIGLYSLFDAIVTVNDVERGKPAPDIFLLAADRMGVTPTDCIVYEDSDAGLEAAHRAGMRAIDVRELWLAAAAEIGVTDS
- a CDS encoding alpha/beta fold hydrolase, with the protein product MTASPLTASSSFPPVKTWTWQGFSICYQQQGDTGIPVILVHGFGASWWHWRKNIPDLAQTCRVYAIDLIGFGGSAKPTPGELQPGKQIPYSFETWGRQIADFCREVVGTPAVFIGNSVGCIAAMQAAVYAPDLTMGVAMLNCSLRLLHDRKRSGLPWYRRFGAPLIQKLLAVQPVGKLFFQQLAKPKTVKKILLQAYAHPEAVTDELVDLLMAPAKDAGAVAVFVAFTAYSQGPLPEDLLPQLSCPAIFLWGTADPWEPVDLGRELANYPQVQKFIPLQGVGHCPQDEAPELVNPILQEWIEEIGVRSEE